The Aythya fuligula isolate bAytFul2 chromosome 2, bAytFul2.pri, whole genome shotgun sequence genome contains a region encoding:
- the PI15 gene encoding peptidase inhibitor 15, whose product MTAITAISCAFLFSILCETSTLVLPNSTDLLLSNNNFTDIETALAAHLDSAKIPKARRKRYISQNDMIAILDYHNQVRGKVFPPASNMEYMVWDETLAKSAEAWAATCIWDHGPSYLLRFLGQNLSVRTGRYRSILQLVKPWYDEVKDYAFPYPQDCNPRCPMRCYGPMCTHYTQMVWATSNRIGCAIHTCHNMNVWGSVWRRAVYLVCNYAPKGNWIGEAPYKVGVPCSACPPSYGGSCTNNLCFPGVTSNYLYWFK is encoded by the exons ATGACAGCAATCACTGCAATCAGTTGtgctttcttattttccatTCTCTGTGAAACAAGTACATTAGTGTTACCCAACTCCACTGACCTACTCCTGTCAAACAATAATTTCACTGACATAGAGACGGCTTTGGCAGCTCATCTGGACTCTGCAAAAATTCCCAAAGCCAGGCGGAAGCGCTACATTTCACAGAATGACATGATTGCCATTCTTGATTATCATAATCAAGTCAGAGGCAAAGTCTTCCCACCTGCTTCCAACATGGAATATATG GTTTGGGATGAAACTCTGGCCAAATCTGCAGAGGCTTGGGCTGCTACTTGCATTTGGGACCATGGACCTTCCTACTTACTGAGATTCTTGGGCCAGAACCTGTCTGTAAGAACTGGAAG gTATCGATCTATTCTCCAGCTGGTAAAGCCATGGTACGATGAGGTGAAGGATTATGCTTTCCCTTATCCTCAGGATTGCAACCCCAGGTGTCCCATGCGATGCTATGGACCCATGTGCACCCATTACACACAG aTGGTTTGGGCCACTTCCAACCGTATAGGCTGTGCAATCCACACATGCCACAATATGAACGTCTGGGGATCTGTTTGGCGACGAGCTGTTTACTTGGTATGCAACTATGCCCCAAA gGGGAATTGGATTGGAGAAGCACCATATAAAGTAGGAGTGCCGTGTTCTGCTTGCCCTCCAAGCTATGGAGGCTCTTGTACCAACAACCTTTGTTTCCCAGGAGTAACATCAAATTACTTATATTGGTTTAAATAA